A single genomic interval of Sceloporus undulatus isolate JIND9_A2432 ecotype Alabama chromosome 2, SceUnd_v1.1, whole genome shotgun sequence harbors:
- the PPP1R10 gene encoding serine/threonine-protein phosphatase 1 regulatory subunit 10 isoform X2 translates to MGSRPIDPKELLKGLDCFLGKDGDVRTHEGITKIFNLMKDAQKMVSRCIYLNILLQTRAQDILSKFIKVGGYKLLNTWLTGSKASNNVPLLQQILLTLQHLPLTVDHLKQNNTAKLVKQLSKSSEDEELRRLASVLVSDWMGVIRSQSSSQPAERDKKKRKEENKNKTPVQEKPQEAKSEAKPEETPEKKKEKPKSLRTTAPSHAKFRSTGLEMETPSLIPVKKNTSAAVTSDKYNLKPIPLKRQNTSSPAGEIPPAEKKYKPLNTTPNTTKEIKVKIIPPQPMEGLGFLDALNSAPVPGIKIKKKKKVLSPTAAKPSPFEGKPVPEASAAKPSSPELTPVSEPMDVDRPGTPVPAVEVPEPMDTNSSEQGGLLDSKPAESPVDSTQLTKKGKKKKTVSWPEESKLREYFYFELDETERVNVNKIKDFGEAAKREMLKDRHAFETARRLSYDAMEEKIPWVYPKTIDLPAPLVQPGSGSQEKFTQAEREKGILQELFLSKESVPDSPHEPDPESYEPVPPKLIPLDEGGSNSHKTEELMKQPDYSDKIKHLLGNLQGQPGPGPSGVPHVLLGQGPGPVPNGFPPGPKNMQHFPPGGPGPMPGPHGGPVGPNMPPGPGVPSGPRMMGPPPPQCNDGYWDPPDSGMRGGPHGGMRGGSPGPGPGPFHRGRGGRGGDPPFRGRGSSGRSGGPHNGRGGPPNNSMGGGHGGGHGGGGSHGGGHGGGGGHGGHGGGGHPGDHNRGHPGGHPGDHNRGHPGGHPGDHGRGYPGDHGRGHPGDHGRGHPGDHGRGHPGDHGWGHGGGHGGDRSKRPVCRHFTMKGSCRYENNCAFYHPGVNGPPLP, encoded by the exons ATTTATCAAAGTTGGTGGGTACAAGCTTCTCAACACATGGCTGACTGGCTCCAAAGCATCCAATAATGTGCCCCTTCTCCAGCAGATTCTGCTCACACTGCAGCATTTGCCACTTACAGTAGATCATCTGAAACAA AACAATACTGCCAAGCTGGTGAAGCAGCTGAGCAAGTCAAGTGAAGATGAAG AGCTTCGCAGGCTGGCTTCTGTACTGGTCAGCGATTGGATGGGGGTAATCCGCTCCCAAAGTAGTTCGCAACCTGCAG AGCGAGACAAGAAAAAGCGCAAGGaggagaataaaaacaaaacacctgttCAGGAGAAGCCTCAGGAGGCCAAATCAGAAGCCAAACCTGAGGAGACacctgagaaaaagaaagaaaagccgaAATCTCTCCGCACTACAGCACCCAGCCATGCCAAGTTCCGTTCCACTG GTTTAGAaatggagactccatcactcaTTCCTGTAAAAAAGAATACAAGTGCTGCAGTAACCTCGGATAAATATAACTTGAAGCCAATACCACTAAAGCGACAAAA CACATCATCCCCTGCTGGTGAGATCCCACCGGCTGAGAAGAAATACAAGCCCCTCAACACCACCCCCAATACTACTAAAGAGATTAAAGTGAAGATCATTCCTCCACAAC CTATGGAAGGCTTGGGCTTCTTAGATGCCCTAAACTCTGCTCCTGTCCCAGGCATCaagataaagaagaaaaagaaagtcctGTCTCCAACTGCAGCAAAG CCAAGTCCTTTTGAGGGGAAGCCAGTCCCAGAAGCCAGTGCTGCAAAGCCATCTTCACCAGAACTTACTCCAGTCTCTGAACCCATGGATGTGGATAGACCTGGCACCCCTGTGCCAGCCGTGGAGGTGCCTGAACCAATGGATACAA ACTCTTCTGAGCAGGGGGGATTGCTAGATTCCAAACCAGCTGAGAGCCCAGTGGATTCTACACAGTTGACCAAGAAGggcaagaagaaaaagacagtgAGCTGGCCCGAGGAGAGCAAATTACGAGAGTACTTTTACTTTGAGCTGGATGAGACAGAGCGAG TCAATGTAAACAAGATCAAGGACTTCGGGGAGGCTGCTAAGCGAGAAATGCTGAAGGATCGCCATGCCTTTGAGACAGCTCGTCGGCTCAGTTATGATGCCATGGAAGAAAAGATCCCCTGGGTCTACCCAAAGACTATTGACTTACCTGCTCCACTGGTTCAGCCTGGAAGTGGTAGCCAAGAGAAATTCACCCAGGCTGAGCGTGAGAAGGGCATTTTACAGGAACTCTTTCTCTCAAAAGAAAG TGTCCCTGACAGCCCTCATGAACCTGACCCAGAGTCCTATGAGCCAGTGCCACCAAAGCTAATTCCTCTGGACGAG GGTGGCTCAAACAGTCATAAAACAGAGGAACTGATGAAACAACCAGATTATTCAGACAAGATCAAGCACCTGCTGGGCAACTTGCAAGGTCAGCCTGGACCAGGTCCTTCAGGAG TTCCACATGTGCTGCTTGGACAAGGACCTGGTCCAGTACCCAATGGTTTCCCACCAGGGCCTAAAAATATGCAGCATTTCCCTCCTGGGGGGCCAGGACCCATGCCTG GGCCACATGGAGGCCCAGTTGGCCCTAATATGCCCCCAGGTCCTGGAGTGCCCAGTGGTCCTCGGATGATGGGCCCACCTCCTCCACAGTGTAATGATGGATACTGGGACCCTCCGGATTCTGGTATGCGTGGCGGCCCCCATGGAGGCATGAGAGGTGGCAGCCCTGGCCCAGGACCTGGCCCTTTCCACCGAGGACGTGGTGGCCGAGGGGGAGATCCCCCTTTCCGTGGACGAGGTAGCAGCGGACGGAGTGGTGGCCCCCACAATGGGAGGGGTGGCCCTCCCAACAACAGCATGGGCGGTGGCCATGGAGGGGGACACGGCGGCGGTGGCAGCCATGGAGGGGGACATGGCGGTGGTGGCGGCCACGGAGGCCACGGAGGAGGGGGCCACCCAGGGGACCACAACAGGGGACATCCAGGCGGTCATCCAGGGGACCACAACAGGGGACATCCAGGCGGTCATCCAGGGGACCACGGCAGGGGATATCCAGGGGACCACGGCAGGGGACATCCAGGGGACCACGGCAGGGGACATCCAGGGGACCACGGCAGAGGTCACCCAGGGGACCACGGCTGGGGGCACGGAGGCGGCCATGGTGGAG ACAGGTCAAAGCGTCCCGTTTGCCGTCACTTCACAATGAAAGGTAGCTGCAGGTACGAAAACAACTGTGCCTTCTACCACCCAGGCGTGAATGGCCCACCCTTGCCCTAG
- the PPP1R10 gene encoding serine/threonine-protein phosphatase 1 regulatory subunit 10 isoform X3, which translates to MGSRPIDPKELLKGLDCFLGKDGDVRTHEGITKIFNLMKDAQKMVSRCIYLNILLQTRAQDILSKFIKVGGYKLLNTWLTGSKASNNVPLLQQILLTLQHLPLTVDHLKQNNTAKLVKQLSKSSEDEELRRLASVLVSDWMGVIRSQSSSQPAERDKKKRKEENKNKTPVQEKPQEAKSEAKPEETPEKKKEKPKSLRTTAPSHAKFRSTGLEMETPSLIPVKKNTSAAVTSDKYNLKPIPLKRQNTSSPAGEIPPAEKKYKPLNTTPNTTKEIKVKIIPPQPMEGLGFLDALNSAPVPGIKIKKKKKVLSPTAAKPSPFEGKPVPEASAAKPSSPELTPVSEPMDVDRPGTPVPAVEVPEPMDTNSSEQGGLLDSKPAESPVDSTQLTKKGKKKKTVSWPEESKLREYFYFELDETERVNVNKIKDFGEAAKREMLKDRHAFETARRLSYDAMEEKIPWVYPKTIDLPAPLVQPGSGSQEKFTQAEREKGILQELFLSKESVPDSPHEPDPESYEPVPPKLIPLDEECSMDEATYEERLDPATSSQSPDGAGGSKLPPVLANLMGSMGAGKNPQGPNPNSINVQEILTSIMGGSNSHKTEELMKQPDYSDKIKHLLGNLQGQPGPGPSGVPHVLLGQGPGPVPNGFPPGPKNMQHFPPGGPGPMPGPHGGPVGPNMPPGPGVPSGPRMMGPPPPQCNDGYWDPPDSGMRGGPHGGMRGGSPGPGPGPFHRGRGGRGGDPPFRGRDRSKRPVCRHFTMKGSCRYENNCAFYHPGVNGPPLP; encoded by the exons ATTTATCAAAGTTGGTGGGTACAAGCTTCTCAACACATGGCTGACTGGCTCCAAAGCATCCAATAATGTGCCCCTTCTCCAGCAGATTCTGCTCACACTGCAGCATTTGCCACTTACAGTAGATCATCTGAAACAA AACAATACTGCCAAGCTGGTGAAGCAGCTGAGCAAGTCAAGTGAAGATGAAG AGCTTCGCAGGCTGGCTTCTGTACTGGTCAGCGATTGGATGGGGGTAATCCGCTCCCAAAGTAGTTCGCAACCTGCAG AGCGAGACAAGAAAAAGCGCAAGGaggagaataaaaacaaaacacctgttCAGGAGAAGCCTCAGGAGGCCAAATCAGAAGCCAAACCTGAGGAGACacctgagaaaaagaaagaaaagccgaAATCTCTCCGCACTACAGCACCCAGCCATGCCAAGTTCCGTTCCACTG GTTTAGAaatggagactccatcactcaTTCCTGTAAAAAAGAATACAAGTGCTGCAGTAACCTCGGATAAATATAACTTGAAGCCAATACCACTAAAGCGACAAAA CACATCATCCCCTGCTGGTGAGATCCCACCGGCTGAGAAGAAATACAAGCCCCTCAACACCACCCCCAATACTACTAAAGAGATTAAAGTGAAGATCATTCCTCCACAAC CTATGGAAGGCTTGGGCTTCTTAGATGCCCTAAACTCTGCTCCTGTCCCAGGCATCaagataaagaagaaaaagaaagtcctGTCTCCAACTGCAGCAAAG CCAAGTCCTTTTGAGGGGAAGCCAGTCCCAGAAGCCAGTGCTGCAAAGCCATCTTCACCAGAACTTACTCCAGTCTCTGAACCCATGGATGTGGATAGACCTGGCACCCCTGTGCCAGCCGTGGAGGTGCCTGAACCAATGGATACAA ACTCTTCTGAGCAGGGGGGATTGCTAGATTCCAAACCAGCTGAGAGCCCAGTGGATTCTACACAGTTGACCAAGAAGggcaagaagaaaaagacagtgAGCTGGCCCGAGGAGAGCAAATTACGAGAGTACTTTTACTTTGAGCTGGATGAGACAGAGCGAG TCAATGTAAACAAGATCAAGGACTTCGGGGAGGCTGCTAAGCGAGAAATGCTGAAGGATCGCCATGCCTTTGAGACAGCTCGTCGGCTCAGTTATGATGCCATGGAAGAAAAGATCCCCTGGGTCTACCCAAAGACTATTGACTTACCTGCTCCACTGGTTCAGCCTGGAAGTGGTAGCCAAGAGAAATTCACCCAGGCTGAGCGTGAGAAGGGCATTTTACAGGAACTCTTTCTCTCAAAAGAAAG TGTCCCTGACAGCCCTCATGAACCTGACCCAGAGTCCTATGAGCCAGTGCCACCAAAGCTAATTCCTCTGGACGAG GAATGCTCCATGGATGAGGCCACCTACGAGGAGAGACTCGACCCAGCCACCTCCTCGCAGTCTCCGGACGGAGCTGGGGGCTCCAAGCTGCCCCCGGTCCTAGCCAACCTCATGGGCAGCATGGGGGCAGGCAAGAACCCGCAGGGTCCCAACCCCAACTCCATCAACGTGCAAGAGATTCTCACATCCATCATG GGTGGCTCAAACAGTCATAAAACAGAGGAACTGATGAAACAACCAGATTATTCAGACAAGATCAAGCACCTGCTGGGCAACTTGCAAGGTCAGCCTGGACCAGGTCCTTCAGGAG TTCCACATGTGCTGCTTGGACAAGGACCTGGTCCAGTACCCAATGGTTTCCCACCAGGGCCTAAAAATATGCAGCATTTCCCTCCTGGGGGGCCAGGACCCATGCCTG GGCCACATGGAGGCCCAGTTGGCCCTAATATGCCCCCAGGTCCTGGAGTGCCCAGTGGTCCTCGGATGATGGGCCCACCTCCTCCACAGTGTAATGATGGATACTGGGACCCTCCGGATTCTGGTATGCGTGGCGGCCCCCATGGAGGCATGAGAGGTGGCAGCCCTGGCCCAGGACCTGGCCCTTTCCACCGAGGACGTGGTGGCCGAGGGGGAGATCCCCCTTTCCGTGGACGAG ACAGGTCAAAGCGTCCCGTTTGCCGTCACTTCACAATGAAAGGTAGCTGCAGGTACGAAAACAACTGTGCCTTCTACCACCCAGGCGTGAATGGCCCACCCTTGCCCTAG
- the PPP1R10 gene encoding serine/threonine-protein phosphatase 1 regulatory subunit 10 isoform X1 has product MGSRPIDPKELLKGLDCFLGKDGDVRTHEGITKIFNLMKDAQKMVSRCIYLNILLQTRAQDILSKFIKVGGYKLLNTWLTGSKASNNVPLLQQILLTLQHLPLTVDHLKQNNTAKLVKQLSKSSEDEELRRLASVLVSDWMGVIRSQSSSQPAERDKKKRKEENKNKTPVQEKPQEAKSEAKPEETPEKKKEKPKSLRTTAPSHAKFRSTGLEMETPSLIPVKKNTSAAVTSDKYNLKPIPLKRQNTSSPAGEIPPAEKKYKPLNTTPNTTKEIKVKIIPPQPMEGLGFLDALNSAPVPGIKIKKKKKVLSPTAAKPSPFEGKPVPEASAAKPSSPELTPVSEPMDVDRPGTPVPAVEVPEPMDTNSSEQGGLLDSKPAESPVDSTQLTKKGKKKKTVSWPEESKLREYFYFELDETERVNVNKIKDFGEAAKREMLKDRHAFETARRLSYDAMEEKIPWVYPKTIDLPAPLVQPGSGSQEKFTQAEREKGILQELFLSKESVPDSPHEPDPESYEPVPPKLIPLDEECSMDEATYEERLDPATSSQSPDGAGGSKLPPVLANLMGSMGAGKNPQGPNPNSINVQEILTSIMGGSNSHKTEELMKQPDYSDKIKHLLGNLQGQPGPGPSGVPHVLLGQGPGPVPNGFPPGPKNMQHFPPGGPGPMPGPHGGPVGPNMPPGPGVPSGPRMMGPPPPQCNDGYWDPPDSGMRGGPHGGMRGGSPGPGPGPFHRGRGGRGGDPPFRGRGSSGRSGGPHNGRGGPPNNSMGGGHGGGHGGGGSHGGGHGGGGGHGGHGGGGHPGDHNRGHPGGHPGDHNRGHPGGHPGDHGRGYPGDHGRGHPGDHGRGHPGDHGRGHPGDHGWGHGGGHGGDRSKRPVCRHFTMKGSCRYENNCAFYHPGVNGPPLP; this is encoded by the exons ATTTATCAAAGTTGGTGGGTACAAGCTTCTCAACACATGGCTGACTGGCTCCAAAGCATCCAATAATGTGCCCCTTCTCCAGCAGATTCTGCTCACACTGCAGCATTTGCCACTTACAGTAGATCATCTGAAACAA AACAATACTGCCAAGCTGGTGAAGCAGCTGAGCAAGTCAAGTGAAGATGAAG AGCTTCGCAGGCTGGCTTCTGTACTGGTCAGCGATTGGATGGGGGTAATCCGCTCCCAAAGTAGTTCGCAACCTGCAG AGCGAGACAAGAAAAAGCGCAAGGaggagaataaaaacaaaacacctgttCAGGAGAAGCCTCAGGAGGCCAAATCAGAAGCCAAACCTGAGGAGACacctgagaaaaagaaagaaaagccgaAATCTCTCCGCACTACAGCACCCAGCCATGCCAAGTTCCGTTCCACTG GTTTAGAaatggagactccatcactcaTTCCTGTAAAAAAGAATACAAGTGCTGCAGTAACCTCGGATAAATATAACTTGAAGCCAATACCACTAAAGCGACAAAA CACATCATCCCCTGCTGGTGAGATCCCACCGGCTGAGAAGAAATACAAGCCCCTCAACACCACCCCCAATACTACTAAAGAGATTAAAGTGAAGATCATTCCTCCACAAC CTATGGAAGGCTTGGGCTTCTTAGATGCCCTAAACTCTGCTCCTGTCCCAGGCATCaagataaagaagaaaaagaaagtcctGTCTCCAACTGCAGCAAAG CCAAGTCCTTTTGAGGGGAAGCCAGTCCCAGAAGCCAGTGCTGCAAAGCCATCTTCACCAGAACTTACTCCAGTCTCTGAACCCATGGATGTGGATAGACCTGGCACCCCTGTGCCAGCCGTGGAGGTGCCTGAACCAATGGATACAA ACTCTTCTGAGCAGGGGGGATTGCTAGATTCCAAACCAGCTGAGAGCCCAGTGGATTCTACACAGTTGACCAAGAAGggcaagaagaaaaagacagtgAGCTGGCCCGAGGAGAGCAAATTACGAGAGTACTTTTACTTTGAGCTGGATGAGACAGAGCGAG TCAATGTAAACAAGATCAAGGACTTCGGGGAGGCTGCTAAGCGAGAAATGCTGAAGGATCGCCATGCCTTTGAGACAGCTCGTCGGCTCAGTTATGATGCCATGGAAGAAAAGATCCCCTGGGTCTACCCAAAGACTATTGACTTACCTGCTCCACTGGTTCAGCCTGGAAGTGGTAGCCAAGAGAAATTCACCCAGGCTGAGCGTGAGAAGGGCATTTTACAGGAACTCTTTCTCTCAAAAGAAAG TGTCCCTGACAGCCCTCATGAACCTGACCCAGAGTCCTATGAGCCAGTGCCACCAAAGCTAATTCCTCTGGACGAG GAATGCTCCATGGATGAGGCCACCTACGAGGAGAGACTCGACCCAGCCACCTCCTCGCAGTCTCCGGACGGAGCTGGGGGCTCCAAGCTGCCCCCGGTCCTAGCCAACCTCATGGGCAGCATGGGGGCAGGCAAGAACCCGCAGGGTCCCAACCCCAACTCCATCAACGTGCAAGAGATTCTCACATCCATCATG GGTGGCTCAAACAGTCATAAAACAGAGGAACTGATGAAACAACCAGATTATTCAGACAAGATCAAGCACCTGCTGGGCAACTTGCAAGGTCAGCCTGGACCAGGTCCTTCAGGAG TTCCACATGTGCTGCTTGGACAAGGACCTGGTCCAGTACCCAATGGTTTCCCACCAGGGCCTAAAAATATGCAGCATTTCCCTCCTGGGGGGCCAGGACCCATGCCTG GGCCACATGGAGGCCCAGTTGGCCCTAATATGCCCCCAGGTCCTGGAGTGCCCAGTGGTCCTCGGATGATGGGCCCACCTCCTCCACAGTGTAATGATGGATACTGGGACCCTCCGGATTCTGGTATGCGTGGCGGCCCCCATGGAGGCATGAGAGGTGGCAGCCCTGGCCCAGGACCTGGCCCTTTCCACCGAGGACGTGGTGGCCGAGGGGGAGATCCCCCTTTCCGTGGACGAGGTAGCAGCGGACGGAGTGGTGGCCCCCACAATGGGAGGGGTGGCCCTCCCAACAACAGCATGGGCGGTGGCCATGGAGGGGGACACGGCGGCGGTGGCAGCCATGGAGGGGGACATGGCGGTGGTGGCGGCCACGGAGGCCACGGAGGAGGGGGCCACCCAGGGGACCACAACAGGGGACATCCAGGCGGTCATCCAGGGGACCACAACAGGGGACATCCAGGCGGTCATCCAGGGGACCACGGCAGGGGATATCCAGGGGACCACGGCAGGGGACATCCAGGGGACCACGGCAGGGGACATCCAGGGGACCACGGCAGAGGTCACCCAGGGGACCACGGCTGGGGGCACGGAGGCGGCCATGGTGGAG ACAGGTCAAAGCGTCCCGTTTGCCGTCACTTCACAATGAAAGGTAGCTGCAGGTACGAAAACAACTGTGCCTTCTACCACCCAGGCGTGAATGGCCCACCCTTGCCCTAG
- the PPP1R10 gene encoding serine/threonine-protein phosphatase 1 regulatory subunit 10 isoform X4 yields the protein MGSRPIDPKELLKGLDCFLGKDGDVRTHEGITKIFNLMKDAQKMVSRCIYLNILLQTRAQDILSKFIKVGGYKLLNTWLTGSKASNNVPLLQQILLTLQHLPLTVDHLKQNNTAKLVKQLSKSSEDEELRRLASVLVSDWMGVIRSQSSSQPAERDKKKRKEENKNKTPVQEKPQEAKSEAKPEETPEKKKEKPKSLRTTAPSHAKFRSTGLEMETPSLIPVKKNTSAAVTSDKYNLKPIPLKRQNTSSPAGEIPPAEKKYKPLNTTPNTTKEIKVKIIPPQPMEGLGFLDALNSAPVPGIKIKKKKKVLSPTAAKPSPFEGKPVPEASAAKPSSPELTPVSEPMDVDRPGTPVPAVEVPEPMDTNSSEQGGLLDSKPAESPVDSTQLTKKGKKKKTVSWPEESKLREYFYFELDETERVNVNKIKDFGEAAKREMLKDRHAFETARRLSYDAMEEKIPWVYPKTIDLPAPLVQPGSGSQEKFTQAEREKGILQELFLSKESVPDSPHEPDPESYEPVPPKLIPLDEECSMDEATYEERLDPATSSQSPDGAGGSKLPPVLANLMGSMGAGKNPQGPNPNSINVQEILTSIMGGSNSHKTEELMKQPDYSDKIKHLLGNLQGQPGPGPSGGLLLLLQFHMCCLDKDLVQYPMVSHQGLKICSISLLGGQDPCLGHMEAQLALICPQVLECPVVLG from the exons ATTTATCAAAGTTGGTGGGTACAAGCTTCTCAACACATGGCTGACTGGCTCCAAAGCATCCAATAATGTGCCCCTTCTCCAGCAGATTCTGCTCACACTGCAGCATTTGCCACTTACAGTAGATCATCTGAAACAA AACAATACTGCCAAGCTGGTGAAGCAGCTGAGCAAGTCAAGTGAAGATGAAG AGCTTCGCAGGCTGGCTTCTGTACTGGTCAGCGATTGGATGGGGGTAATCCGCTCCCAAAGTAGTTCGCAACCTGCAG AGCGAGACAAGAAAAAGCGCAAGGaggagaataaaaacaaaacacctgttCAGGAGAAGCCTCAGGAGGCCAAATCAGAAGCCAAACCTGAGGAGACacctgagaaaaagaaagaaaagccgaAATCTCTCCGCACTACAGCACCCAGCCATGCCAAGTTCCGTTCCACTG GTTTAGAaatggagactccatcactcaTTCCTGTAAAAAAGAATACAAGTGCTGCAGTAACCTCGGATAAATATAACTTGAAGCCAATACCACTAAAGCGACAAAA CACATCATCCCCTGCTGGTGAGATCCCACCGGCTGAGAAGAAATACAAGCCCCTCAACACCACCCCCAATACTACTAAAGAGATTAAAGTGAAGATCATTCCTCCACAAC CTATGGAAGGCTTGGGCTTCTTAGATGCCCTAAACTCTGCTCCTGTCCCAGGCATCaagataaagaagaaaaagaaagtcctGTCTCCAACTGCAGCAAAG CCAAGTCCTTTTGAGGGGAAGCCAGTCCCAGAAGCCAGTGCTGCAAAGCCATCTTCACCAGAACTTACTCCAGTCTCTGAACCCATGGATGTGGATAGACCTGGCACCCCTGTGCCAGCCGTGGAGGTGCCTGAACCAATGGATACAA ACTCTTCTGAGCAGGGGGGATTGCTAGATTCCAAACCAGCTGAGAGCCCAGTGGATTCTACACAGTTGACCAAGAAGggcaagaagaaaaagacagtgAGCTGGCCCGAGGAGAGCAAATTACGAGAGTACTTTTACTTTGAGCTGGATGAGACAGAGCGAG TCAATGTAAACAAGATCAAGGACTTCGGGGAGGCTGCTAAGCGAGAAATGCTGAAGGATCGCCATGCCTTTGAGACAGCTCGTCGGCTCAGTTATGATGCCATGGAAGAAAAGATCCCCTGGGTCTACCCAAAGACTATTGACTTACCTGCTCCACTGGTTCAGCCTGGAAGTGGTAGCCAAGAGAAATTCACCCAGGCTGAGCGTGAGAAGGGCATTTTACAGGAACTCTTTCTCTCAAAAGAAAG TGTCCCTGACAGCCCTCATGAACCTGACCCAGAGTCCTATGAGCCAGTGCCACCAAAGCTAATTCCTCTGGACGAG GAATGCTCCATGGATGAGGCCACCTACGAGGAGAGACTCGACCCAGCCACCTCCTCGCAGTCTCCGGACGGAGCTGGGGGCTCCAAGCTGCCCCCGGTCCTAGCCAACCTCATGGGCAGCATGGGGGCAGGCAAGAACCCGCAGGGTCCCAACCCCAACTCCATCAACGTGCAAGAGATTCTCACATCCATCATG GGTGGCTCAAACAGTCATAAAACAGAGGAACTGATGAAACAACCAGATTATTCAGACAAGATCAAGCACCTGCTGGGCAACTTGCAAGGTCAGCCTGGACCAGGTCCTTCAGGAG GGCTTTTGCTTTTGTTGCAGTTCCACATGTGCTGCTTGGACAAGGACCTGGTCCAGTACCCAATGGTTTCCCACCAGGGCCTAAAAATATGCAGCATTTCCCTCCTGGGGGGCCAGGACCCATGCCTG GGCCACATGGAGGCCCAGTTGGCCCTAATATGCCCCCAGGTCCTGGAGTGCCCAGTGGTCCTCGGATGA